Proteins from a single region of Rhinolophus sinicus isolate RSC01 linkage group LG13, ASM3656204v1, whole genome shotgun sequence:
- the BCL2A1 gene encoding bcl-2-related protein A1 isoform X1, producing the protein MTGHSAPPSVTGTLEPPSEKYGLLRPCAGETPQEDADARRGPAEAQAWSELSGPSAEPCLRLSCEKTCDYRFKPLSVGLGAGKQQVPSTDVWAWPSAHSEAVRLEGPSAVTVAAAMQPTARHRWQKLFVRGRVILLLFLMTETARFLSLVRTPRFSVGTSGQNKTENTLVRPQVLVRCGQTGSRRPCGPSVQHRACHTGPLAVQSPKEKTAREEAVPGDVSVEMPMREAGEGGGRGREGGQTTAQAELVTVERRKVCAAPAKVMASHGVRATLPRGWLSEGTPAVLSLRGSSLQGRGLSAQWVLRAGPVTLP; encoded by the exons ATGACAGGCCATTCGGCTCCTCCATCTGTCACTGGGACACTTGAGCCACCAAGTGAGAAGTATGGCCTGCTGAGACCCTGTGCTGGAGAGACCCCGCAGGAAGACGCTGACGCTAGGAGGGGCCCAGCCGAAGCCCAGGCATGGAGCGAGCTGTCAGGCCCCTCTGCTGAGCCCTGTTTACGACTCAGTTGTGAGAAAACGTGTGATTAtcgttttaagccactgagtgtGGGGCTGGGTGCTGGGAAGCAGCAGGTCCCCAGCACAGACGTGTGGGCGTGGCCGTCTGCGCACAGTGAGGCTGTGAGGCTGGAGGGCCCCAGTGCTGTGACAGTAGCTGCAGCCATGCAGCCCACGGCACGGCACCGCTGGCAGAAGCTGTTCGTGAGGGGCCGAGTCATTCTCTTACTGTTCCTCATGACAGAAACCGCTCGTTTCCTCAGCCTAGTCAGGACCCCACGCTTCTCAGTAGGAACTTCTGGACAAAACAAGACAGAGAACACCTTGGTCAGGCCACAGGTCCTTGTGAGGTGTGGACAGACGGGAAGCCGGCGTCCTTGTGGCCCCTCAGTCCAGCACAGAGCATGTCACACAG GTCCCCTGGCAGTCCAGTCCCCCAAGGAGAAAACGGCCAGAGAGGAGGCGGTGCCGGGAGATGTCTCCGTGGAAATGCCCAtgagggaggctggggagggaggtggccgAGGCCGGGAGGGCGGTCAGACCACAGCGCAGGCTGAGCTCGTCACGGTAGAGAGAAGGAAGGTGTGTGCAGCCCCCGCAAAGGTGATGGCAAGTCACGGGGTCAGAGCCACCCTGCCGAGGGGCTGGCTTTCAGAAGGCACCCCTGCCGTGCTCAGCCTCCGGGGGAGCAGCCTGCAGGGGCGTGGCCTCAGTGCCCAGTGGGTGCTGCGCGCAGGGCCAGTTACGCTCCCATAG
- the BCL2A1 gene encoding bcl-2-related protein A1 isoform X3: MTDCEFGYIHTLAQDYLKYVLQVPQPGTGPSRTSRVLQAIASSVQKEAEKNLKPCLDSFDVMSVDTARTIFNQVMEREFEDGVINWGRIVTIFAFEGILIKKLLREQIAPDVDTYKDVSYFVADFITEHTGEWIRQNGGWENGFVKKFGPKSGWLTFLEVTGKICKMFSLLKQYC; this comes from the exons ATGACCGACTGTGAGTTTGGGTACATCCACACGCTGGCCCAGGACTATCTGAAGTATGTCCTGCAGGTACCACAGCCCGGGACTGGCCCCAGCAGAACGTCCAGAGTATTGCAAGCTATTGCCTCTTCCGTCCAAAAGGAGGCGGAAAAGAATTTGAAGCCCTGCTTGGACAGTTTCGATGTCATGTCCGTAGATACTGCCCGGACAATATTCAACCAAGTGATGGAAAGGGAGTTTGAAGACGGCGTCATTAACTGGGGAAGGATTGTGACCATATTCGCATTTGAAGGTATTCTCATCAAGAAGCTGCTCCGGGAGCAGATCGCCCCAGATGTGGATACTTACAAGGACGTTTCTTACTTTGTTGCTGACTTCATAACGGAACACACGGGAGAATGGATAAGGCAGAACGGAGGCTGG GAAAATGGATTTGTAAAGAAGTTTGGACCCAAATCTGGCTGGCTGACTTTTCTGGAAGTTACAGGCAAGATCTgcaaaatgttctctcttctgAAGCAATACTGTTGA
- the BCL2A1 gene encoding bcl-2-related protein A1 isoform X2 encodes MTGHSAPPSVTGTLEPPSEKYGLLRPCAGETPQEDADARRGPAEAQAWSELSGPSAEPCLRLSCEKTCDYRFKPLSVGLGAGKQQVPSTDVWAWPSAHSEAVRLEGPSAVTVAAAMQPTARHRWQKLFVRGRVILLLFLMTETARFLSLVRTPRFSVGTSGQNKTENTLVRPQVLVRCGQTGSRRPCGPSVQHRACHTGPLAVQSPKEKTAREEAVPGDVSVEMPMREAGEGGGRGREGGQTTAQAELVTVERRKTFELLPPFGCCTECCCEHSRFSIHWSPCFLFFGYVHLEVEMPGHLVVLYLIF; translated from the exons ATGACAGGCCATTCGGCTCCTCCATCTGTCACTGGGACACTTGAGCCACCAAGTGAGAAGTATGGCCTGCTGAGACCCTGTGCTGGAGAGACCCCGCAGGAAGACGCTGACGCTAGGAGGGGCCCAGCCGAAGCCCAGGCATGGAGCGAGCTGTCAGGCCCCTCTGCTGAGCCCTGTTTACGACTCAGTTGTGAGAAAACGTGTGATTAtcgttttaagccactgagtgtGGGGCTGGGTGCTGGGAAGCAGCAGGTCCCCAGCACAGACGTGTGGGCGTGGCCGTCTGCGCACAGTGAGGCTGTGAGGCTGGAGGGCCCCAGTGCTGTGACAGTAGCTGCAGCCATGCAGCCCACGGCACGGCACCGCTGGCAGAAGCTGTTCGTGAGGGGCCGAGTCATTCTCTTACTGTTCCTCATGACAGAAACCGCTCGTTTCCTCAGCCTAGTCAGGACCCCACGCTTCTCAGTAGGAACTTCTGGACAAAACAAGACAGAGAACACCTTGGTCAGGCCACAGGTCCTTGTGAGGTGTGGACAGACGGGAAGCCGGCGTCCTTGTGGCCCCTCAGTCCAGCACAGAGCATGTCACACAG GTCCCCTGGCAGTCCAGTCCCCCAAGGAGAAAACGGCCAGAGAGGAGGCGGTGCCGGGAGATGTCTCCGTGGAAATGCCCAtgagggaggctggggagggaggtggccgAGGCCGGGAGGGCGGTCAGACCACAGCGCAGGCTGAGCTCGTCACGGTAGAGAGAAGGAAG ACATTTGAGCTGTtaccaccttttggctgttgtaccgaatgctgctgtgaacattcacgtTTCAGTATTCATTGGAgtccctgttttcttttctttgggtaTGTACACTTAGAAGTGGAAATGCCAGGTCACCTGGtcgttctatatttaattttttga